The following are encoded in a window of Blastocatellia bacterium genomic DNA:
- the acpS gene encoding holo-ACP synthase: protein MIVGIGIDIVEIARIEAAIARFGERFLRRVFTPAEIAYCQRSAHPAERFAARFAAKEAALKALGTGKRGGIRWHDVEILPSPSGQPRIEFHAGAHERLRALGGQRAHVSLTHGRDLAIAQVIIEG, encoded by the coding sequence ATGATCGTTGGCATCGGCATAGACATCGTTGAGATCGCGCGCATTGAGGCCGCGATCGCGAGATTCGGTGAGCGCTTTCTTCGGCGCGTCTTCACGCCAGCGGAGATCGCCTACTGTCAGCGATCCGCGCATCCGGCCGAACGCTTCGCCGCGCGCTTCGCCGCCAAAGAAGCAGCGCTCAAGGCCCTCGGCACCGGCAAACGCGGCGGCATTCGCTGGCATGACGTGGAGATTTTACCATCTCCGAGCGGTCAACCCCGAATCGAGTTTCACGCCGGCGCGCACGAACGTCTGCGTGCGCTCGGCGGACAGCGCGCGCATGTCTCCCTGACGCACGGGCGCGATCTGGCCATCGCCCAGGTCATCATCGAGGGATGA
- a CDS encoding VWA domain-containing protein — MRIGSALILMALAFSSARAQRPEQEPVIRLEAPLVLMNVTVTGGDGRYVSRLSERDFTILEDGRPQPIAHFSAEETPFAVAILLDVSGSMERMLRIARAAARSFVQGLRENDVFALYAFATQFAQIQPFGAYPEIEPEIWSLKAEGYTALYDCLVRAARDLAERPEKRRAILLLSDGADTASRASLDDALREALAANVTIYAVDLMDEASASAADVVRARMALRTLSEQTGGRYIRDPGGAQMYATFQAIVQELGHQYTLGYYPTWERRDGRWRRIEVRVARTGVTVRTRRGYYVPRG, encoded by the coding sequence ATGCGCATAGGGAGTGCGCTCATCCTCATGGCGCTTGCGTTCAGCTCGGCGAGAGCGCAACGTCCCGAGCAAGAGCCCGTCATTCGCTTGGAAGCTCCACTGGTACTGATGAACGTCACGGTGACGGGGGGCGACGGTCGCTATGTCTCCAGACTGAGCGAGCGCGACTTCACGATCCTCGAAGATGGGCGCCCGCAGCCGATCGCGCACTTCAGTGCCGAGGAGACGCCCTTCGCCGTAGCCATTCTGCTGGACGTCAGCGGGAGTATGGAGCGCATGCTGCGGATCGCCCGAGCGGCAGCGCGCAGCTTCGTTCAAGGTCTGCGCGAGAACGACGTCTTCGCCCTCTATGCCTTCGCCACTCAATTCGCGCAGATTCAACCCTTCGGCGCGTATCCTGAGATCGAGCCAGAAATTTGGAGCCTGAAGGCCGAGGGGTATACGGCGCTCTACGACTGCTTGGTGCGCGCCGCTCGTGACTTGGCCGAACGTCCGGAGAAGCGACGCGCCATCCTGCTGCTCTCCGATGGAGCGGATACGGCCAGCCGCGCATCGCTTGATGACGCGCTTCGAGAAGCGCTGGCCGCGAATGTGACCATCTATGCCGTGGACCTCATGGATGAGGCGTCCGCTTCGGCGGCTGACGTCGTGCGCGCTCGCATGGCTTTGCGCACTTTGAGCGAGCAAACGGGCGGACGTTATATCCGCGATCCTGGCGGGGCCCAGATGTACGCGACGTTCCAGGCCATCGTTCAAGAGTTGGGCCACCAGTACACGCTCGGCTATTACCCGACATGGGAGCGACGCGACGGACGATGGCGCCGCATCGAAGTGCGCGTCGCGCGAACAGGCGTCACTGTACGCACACGGCGCGGCTACTACGTGCCACGAGGATAG
- a CDS encoding thioesterase family protein: MNIPLGASGTKTWTVTRELTIARLDARLPEAFATPMMIYLMEIAAAEAIQPYLPSGWISVGVSVSVRHLAATPTGMRVTARAEVIAVDERTVTFAIEAYDEREKIGEGTHVRAPVELARFLQRLTQKAGTSGEGFREDHAESA, translated from the coding sequence ATGAACATTCCGCTCGGCGCTTCGGGGACTAAGACGTGGACAGTGACGCGGGAGTTAACGATCGCGCGCCTGGATGCTCGCCTCCCGGAGGCCTTCGCGACGCCGATGATGATCTACCTAATGGAGATCGCGGCGGCCGAGGCGATCCAGCCCTATCTCCCGAGCGGATGGATTTCGGTTGGCGTCTCCGTATCGGTGCGGCATCTGGCGGCAACGCCGACGGGGATGAGGGTGACGGCCCGCGCGGAAGTCATCGCGGTGGATGAGCGTACGGTCACCTTCGCCATCGAAGCGTATGATGAGCGGGAGAAGATCGGCGAGGGCACGCACGTGCGCGCGCCAGTGGAGTTGGCGCGCTTCCTTCAGCGGCTCACCCAGAAGGCCGGGACTTCGGGCGAAGGCTTCCGCGAGGATCACGCCGAAAGCGCGTAA
- a CDS encoding zf-HC2 domain-containing protein, with product MSEHIVHLIELYLDEELEGEERQRFEEHVAQCAECRVRLEREQRFMALLAHARPLYTVPEGVRRHIEQLWARPSGSRMRVFAWALGVVAVVLAVFVFRAYVYDSVRRSWADPGNRRSEFALLAVDTHQRWVRGQLPLEILSQSPEEISAWFADKVPFNLKLPSFRELPGQPKPYQLEGARLVGFKNDYAAYITYRMRNRPISLLVTSETVARPSGGEEIRSQGLVFHFEEINGWKVLSWSDRGLTYALVSDFEERGQASCMVCHPSASEQHKLEGLRR from the coding sequence ATGAGTGAACACATCGTCCATCTGATCGAGCTGTATCTGGACGAGGAGTTGGAAGGCGAAGAGCGCCAGCGATTCGAGGAGCACGTCGCCCAATGCGCAGAATGCCGCGTGCGCTTGGAGCGCGAGCAGCGCTTCATGGCCCTGCTCGCGCACGCGCGGCCGCTCTACACCGTGCCCGAGGGAGTCCGCAGGCACATCGAGCAGTTGTGGGCGCGCCCATCCGGATCCCGCATGCGCGTCTTCGCATGGGCGCTCGGCGTAGTCGCCGTGGTCCTGGCGGTGTTTGTCTTCCGGGCCTACGTCTACGATAGCGTCCGTCGCTCATGGGCTGATCCCGGGAACCGCCGTTCGGAATTTGCCCTTTTGGCCGTGGACACGCACCAACGCTGGGTGCGCGGACAACTCCCGCTTGAGATTCTCAGTCAGTCCCCTGAAGAGATCTCGGCCTGGTTCGCTGATAAGGTCCCCTTCAACCTGAAGCTCCCGAGCTTTCGCGAACTCCCCGGCCAGCCGAAGCCCTATCAACTGGAAGGCGCGCGCTTGGTAGGATTCAAAAATGACTACGCAGCCTATATCACCTACCGCATGCGCAATCGCCCGATCTCGCTATTGGTCACCTCGGAGACGGTCGCCCGTCCTTCTGGGGGCGAAGAGATTCGCTCCCAGGGCCTAGTCTTCCATTTCGAGGAGATCAACGGATGGAAAGTCCTCTCTTGGTCAGATCGCGGCCTGACCTACGCCTTGGTCTCCGACTTTGAGGAGCGAGGCCAAGCCTCCTGTATGGTCTGCCATCCGAGCGCCAGCGAACAGCATAAGCTCGAAGGCCTGCGGCGATGA
- a CDS encoding sigma-70 family RNA polymerase sigma factor → MIRRWRAQNHAEREFERQALEYLEGLYNFAMALTRDRTEAEDLVQETYLRAFRGAAQRLPTGDVKAWLFTIMRNIWINDQRRKRRQQDTEELDVKEEDEGMRGRPLADERHRPDVMHEQRSLGQEIRHAIESLPAVYREVIVLRFLEGFSYSQIAAIIGCPAGTVMSRISRARAELRKRLNHHVVGTVNVPKEEGHTASKRIRGAGEAYE, encoded by the coding sequence ATGATTCGGCGATGGCGAGCGCAGAATCACGCCGAGCGCGAATTCGAGCGCCAAGCCCTGGAATATTTGGAGGGACTGTACAACTTCGCCATGGCGCTCACGCGAGACCGAACGGAGGCGGAGGATTTGGTGCAGGAGACGTATCTTCGCGCGTTTCGTGGTGCGGCCCAGAGATTGCCGACCGGCGATGTCAAGGCTTGGCTCTTCACGATCATGCGGAACATCTGGATCAACGACCAGCGGCGAAAGCGGCGACAGCAGGATACCGAGGAACTGGACGTTAAAGAGGAGGATGAGGGAATGAGGGGGCGCCCTCTCGCCGACGAACGACATCGTCCGGATGTCATGCACGAACAACGTTCCCTCGGACAGGAGATTCGCCACGCTATTGAGAGTCTGCCCGCCGTCTATCGCGAGGTCATCGTCTTGCGATTCCTGGAGGGATTCAGCTACAGCCAGATCGCCGCAATCATCGGCTGTCCGGCAGGGACGGTCATGTCGCGCATCAGTCGCGCTCGCGCCGAGTTGCGGAAACGATTGAATCATCACGTGGTGGGCACTGTGAATGTGCCGAAAGAAGAGGGGCATACGGCGAGTAAGAGGATTCGCGGAGCAGGAGAGGCCTATGAGTGA
- a CDS encoding S8 family serine peptidase encodes MRRVRHRIRASSCASGSDRPQTVEAAQRRLRIALSFLLILWAAAGGAMKRSAHLPIPSAFAQSKRPQYVPTHLIVGFRPGVPLPSEATVAAEKQPEGIFRDLVRMAGLREIVRLSPALPLPRDRQRASQVLARRAPRSLSEAALLLERFGLDRLMLLKFDHPVDPPRLAETLMRRYPTAIEFAEPDIVLRPQIVPNDPLFGLQWYLRDRNVFLERRADIGAPEAWDITTGNPNVVIAVIDTGIDATHPDLARKLFVNPGEIPNNGVDDDRNGFVDDVSGWDFIRRDNEPDDENGHGTWMCSLAAAETNNALDIAGVSWGSRLLPLKAGDERGNFPTSAIIQAVNYAVTMAPFGVRVLNMSFGGPGTSLGLERALSAANDAGLIALAAAGNDGQNNDVASYLPSYLTTRLDNVVAVAATDRFNQLASFSNYGRVNVDIGAPGVAILGLTTRNLSAELGRSSGTITGNGTSQATAIVSGIAALIYSAYPESAPIQVKVRLLANVDRIPELAGKLVSGGRVNAFRALDRDEVPPAPITDLRLMSGAASLALTWTATGDDDRVGQAAFYDIRYSVSPITTSTLRFATRVKDPPRPQPAGTIETWTLPLDLPRRTYYFLIRVFDNAGNVAESNQVEITIP; translated from the coding sequence ATGAGACGGGTTCGGCATCGCATTCGCGCGTCGTCCTGCGCGAGCGGGAGCGACCGACCTCAGACTGTTGAGGCTGCGCAGAGGCGCCTTCGTATCGCGCTCAGCTTCCTCCTGATCCTGTGGGCCGCCGCTGGTGGCGCGATGAAGCGTTCGGCTCACTTACCCATTCCGTCGGCTTTTGCTCAATCGAAGCGACCGCAATATGTCCCCACTCACCTGATCGTCGGCTTCCGTCCGGGCGTGCCGCTTCCGTCCGAAGCTACAGTCGCCGCCGAGAAGCAGCCGGAAGGGATCTTTCGAGACCTCGTCAGGATGGCTGGGCTCCGCGAGATCGTGCGCCTGAGTCCCGCGCTCCCTCTCCCCCGCGATCGCCAGAGGGCGAGTCAAGTGCTGGCGCGACGAGCGCCGCGCTCGCTCTCGGAGGCCGCACTCCTTCTGGAACGCTTTGGCTTAGACCGTCTGATGCTGCTCAAGTTCGACCACCCCGTTGATCCTCCGCGATTGGCGGAGACGCTCATGCGCCGGTATCCGACGGCGATCGAATTCGCCGAACCCGATATCGTGCTCCGTCCCCAAATCGTGCCCAACGATCCGCTCTTCGGCCTTCAATGGTATCTTCGCGACCGCAACGTCTTCTTGGAGCGACGCGCGGATATCGGGGCCCCAGAGGCGTGGGACATCACGACGGGCAACCCGAACGTGGTCATCGCCGTCATCGACACTGGCATTGACGCCACGCATCCCGATCTCGCGCGGAAGCTGTTTGTCAATCCCGGAGAGATCCCTAACAACGGCGTGGACGATGATCGCAACGGCTTCGTGGACGACGTCTCCGGATGGGACTTCATCCGCCGAGATAATGAGCCCGACGATGAGAATGGACACGGGACGTGGATGTGCAGCCTGGCAGCCGCCGAGACCAACAATGCCCTGGATATCGCCGGCGTCAGTTGGGGCAGTCGCCTCCTTCCGTTGAAAGCAGGAGACGAACGAGGGAATTTTCCGACGTCCGCGATCATCCAAGCCGTGAACTACGCTGTGACGATGGCTCCCTTTGGCGTGCGCGTCCTCAACATGAGCTTCGGCGGACCGGGAACGAGCCTTGGACTCGAACGCGCGTTGAGCGCGGCCAACGACGCAGGCCTTATTGCCCTTGCTGCGGCTGGAAACGATGGGCAAAACAACGACGTCGCCTCCTATCTCCCTTCGTATCTCACGACGCGGCTTGACAACGTCGTCGCCGTGGCGGCCACGGATCGGTTCAATCAGCTCGCTTCTTTTTCTAACTACGGGCGGGTGAACGTGGACATCGGGGCACCGGGCGTAGCGATCCTTGGCCTCACGACGCGGAATCTTTCGGCGGAGCTGGGACGCAGCAGTGGCACCATCACTGGGAATGGGACCTCTCAAGCGACGGCCATCGTGAGCGGTATCGCCGCGTTGATCTACTCGGCTTATCCCGAAAGTGCGCCGATTCAGGTGAAAGTCCGCCTTCTGGCCAACGTCGATCGGATCCCAGAGCTGGCCGGGAAACTCGTCTCCGGTGGACGAGTGAATGCCTTTCGCGCCCTCGATCGAGATGAGGTCCCACCAGCCCCGATTACCGATTTGCGTCTCATGAGCGGTGCCGCTTCACTCGCGCTCACTTGGACGGCGACCGGAGATGACGATCGCGTGGGGCAGGCCGCTTTCTACGATATTCGTTACAGCGTGTCGCCAATCACGACGAGCACGTTGCGCTTCGCCACTCGGGTCAAAGATCCACCGCGTCCGCAACCGGCGGGGACGATCGAAACCTGGACGCTTCCCCTGGACCTCCCACGGCGCACGTATTATTTCCTGATCCGCGTCTTCGACAATGCCGGGAATGTAGCCGAGTCGAACCAGGTCGAGATCACCATTCCCTGA
- a CDS encoding polysaccharide export protein, translated as MGILNLAIIFGLCGSVLVEGTQAPSARPPAPAVQEGQQGAPPMLSWPDEEEEYVIGPEDVLEIRVFEQPDLSGEVRVSLKGYIRILPFPEPIKAAGYTEHQLAEIIREKLMALFKNPQVVVRVKESRSRFVAVIGAVRKPDRYEVVRGMRLLNLLAAAGGVTENAGNMVHIIRTGKRPVRSAEAERPSSENEVEPQLEIVDLRQLLSGQWDLVNTRVYPGDIVSVPEADQIFVTGNVVSPNAFRIRGDMTLTKAIALAGGLRPHSQKNKVTILRHVPGRGERVEIVVDLDKVERDQVKDVPLEPNDIVFVPSSSMRNVGMAMLNAFSLGAASQLIWLLR; from the coding sequence ATGGGGATTTTGAACCTCGCGATTATTTTCGGACTTTGTGGGAGCGTTCTGGTGGAGGGAACGCAGGCGCCGAGCGCGCGCCCACCAGCTCCTGCTGTCCAAGAAGGGCAGCAAGGGGCGCCGCCGATGCTCTCGTGGCCCGATGAGGAGGAGGAATATGTCATTGGCCCCGAAGACGTGTTGGAGATTCGCGTCTTCGAGCAACCGGATCTGAGCGGCGAGGTGCGCGTCTCCCTCAAAGGATACATTCGCATCCTCCCCTTTCCGGAGCCGATCAAAGCCGCGGGATATACGGAGCATCAACTGGCCGAGATCATTCGCGAGAAGCTCATGGCCTTATTCAAGAATCCCCAGGTGGTCGTTCGCGTGAAAGAGTCGCGCAGCCGATTTGTGGCTGTGATCGGCGCGGTCCGCAAGCCGGATCGGTATGAGGTCGTGCGCGGCATGCGCCTGCTGAATCTCTTAGCGGCGGCCGGAGGGGTGACTGAAAATGCGGGCAATATGGTGCACATCATCCGCACGGGGAAGCGGCCCGTGCGATCGGCAGAAGCGGAGCGCCCTTCGAGCGAGAATGAAGTGGAACCGCAATTGGAGATCGTGGACCTCCGACAGCTACTGAGCGGACAGTGGGACTTGGTCAACACGCGCGTCTATCCGGGAGACATCGTGAGCGTGCCCGAGGCCGATCAGATCTTCGTGACGGGGAACGTCGTCAGCCCCAACGCCTTTCGGATTCGCGGCGATATGACGCTCACCAAGGCGATCGCGCTCGCTGGCGGTCTGCGTCCGCATTCTCAGAAGAACAAGGTGACAATCCTGCGACACGTGCCGGGACGAGGCGAGCGGGTGGAGATCGTTGTGGACTTAGATAAGGTGGAGCGCGACCAGGTGAAGGACGTGCCGCTTGAGCCCAACGACATCGTCTTCGTGCCTTCCTCCTCGATGCGCAACGTGGGGATGGCGATGTTGAACGCGTTCAGCTTGGGAGCGGCTTCGCAGCTGATCTGGCTCTTACGATGA
- a CDS encoding polysaccharide biosynthesis tyrosine autokinase: protein MAESNEKPSLPATPPERSSLQAPGAASGPVMKFYPASVFREEEGRERDVHLLDYWRVIKKRRWIVLSVLLVVVTIVTIRMYQLPVIYEATGRIIINPQLPLRVTRERETSADLSSNDAQYLETQQNVLRSRELARRVIEALHLERHPEFADITTRVADPDRRRVLLIDRFLANLKVELVRNTRVVAVTYSAHDPQLAARAVNELFTQYGEYMLEARSDSTRKATEWLQEQLALLRDRAEKAQEELVRYSRENEIVQLSENQTITVERLADLNRRLIEAETDRIRAETLYRLSREGEVDALPPVLADPQIQALNARLAELRQELAQLNVEYQPTHPRVARVREQIAEVERQLVLAKRRILANIEAEYKAAVRRESDLRAALERQRAETLRQNERAIELSLRKREVEVTTQLYEGLLEKLNDVKLLSTLTTTNVQILDKAEIPLRPARPRKLFNIGLSVLVGLILGVGLALFVEYLDNTVKSAEDVDRLLGLPVLGLVPALESLERKRWATLPRLHRAKEEERPVLISQRQRSSFAEAFRTLRTSVLLSHAEHPPRTILFTSSSPGEGKTTTAVNTAISLAQMGARVLLIDGDLRKPGLHKALNVKNHPGLSAYLTRPLEVDAVILHQPAENLFVIPAGAIPPNPSELLGSAKMRELLAQVSERYDFILVDSPPASTPDALVLSALVDGVILIIRCGETPRELVHRAHQALLDVNARIFGVVLNRVDVTQDGYSYYYRYYYASDREAEEREERAGTPPTIADDRSSSEGAS, encoded by the coding sequence ATGGCTGAGTCCAACGAGAAGCCTTCTCTTCCAGCGACGCCCCCGGAGCGGTCGTCGCTGCAGGCTCCCGGGGCAGCGTCAGGGCCTGTGATGAAGTTCTATCCGGCGAGCGTCTTTCGCGAGGAGGAGGGAAGGGAGCGCGATGTCCATTTGCTCGACTATTGGCGGGTGATCAAAAAGCGGCGATGGATCGTGTTGAGCGTCCTGTTGGTGGTCGTCACCATCGTGACGATCCGCATGTATCAATTGCCGGTCATCTACGAGGCCACGGGGCGGATCATCATCAATCCGCAATTGCCCCTGCGGGTGACGCGGGAGAGGGAGACCAGCGCTGATCTCTCCTCCAACGACGCGCAGTATCTGGAGACGCAGCAGAACGTCTTGCGGAGTCGCGAGCTGGCGCGGCGCGTCATCGAGGCGCTCCATTTGGAGCGACATCCGGAGTTCGCCGACATCACGACGCGCGTCGCGGATCCGGATCGGCGGCGCGTGTTGCTCATTGATCGCTTCCTGGCGAATCTCAAGGTCGAACTCGTGCGCAATACGCGCGTGGTGGCCGTCACCTACAGCGCGCACGATCCGCAGTTGGCGGCGCGCGCCGTCAATGAGTTGTTCACCCAGTACGGCGAGTACATGCTCGAGGCGCGCTCGGATTCGACCCGCAAGGCGACCGAGTGGTTGCAGGAGCAATTGGCCCTTTTGCGCGATCGCGCCGAGAAGGCGCAAGAGGAGTTGGTTCGCTATAGCCGAGAGAACGAAATTGTGCAGCTCAGCGAGAATCAGACGATCACGGTCGAGCGATTGGCCGATTTGAATCGGCGCTTGATCGAGGCCGAGACCGATCGCATTCGGGCCGAGACGCTCTATCGGCTGAGTCGCGAAGGCGAAGTGGATGCCTTGCCTCCGGTATTGGCCGATCCGCAGATTCAGGCATTGAACGCTCGCTTGGCCGAGCTGCGGCAAGAGTTGGCGCAGCTCAATGTCGAATATCAACCGACGCATCCGCGCGTCGCTCGCGTGCGCGAGCAGATCGCCGAAGTCGAACGCCAACTCGTGCTAGCCAAGCGGCGTATTTTGGCCAACATTGAGGCCGAATACAAAGCGGCCGTGCGACGGGAGAGCGATCTTCGTGCGGCCTTAGAGCGGCAGCGGGCCGAGACGCTCCGTCAGAACGAGCGAGCCATCGAATTGAGCTTGCGCAAGCGCGAGGTGGAGGTGACGACGCAACTTTATGAGGGCTTGCTCGAGAAACTCAACGACGTGAAGTTGCTCTCGACGTTGACGACCACCAACGTTCAAATTCTCGATAAAGCCGAGATTCCCTTGCGCCCAGCGCGGCCCCGCAAGCTCTTCAACATCGGACTCAGCGTGCTCGTCGGACTCATCCTCGGCGTTGGCCTCGCCCTCTTCGTCGAGTATTTGGACAACACGGTCAAATCTGCCGAGGACGTGGATCGCCTGCTCGGCCTGCCGGTGCTCGGATTAGTGCCGGCGTTGGAGAGCTTGGAGCGGAAGCGATGGGCCACTTTGCCGCGCCTCCATCGAGCGAAGGAGGAGGAGCGCCCGGTCCTCATCAGTCAGCGGCAGCGGTCGAGCTTCGCCGAGGCCTTCCGCACATTGCGCACCTCGGTTTTGCTCTCGCATGCCGAACATCCGCCGCGCACGATCCTATTCACCTCAAGTAGTCCGGGCGAAGGGAAGACGACGACCGCCGTCAACACGGCGATCTCGCTCGCGCAAATGGGCGCGCGCGTCCTTCTCATCGATGGCGACTTGCGCAAGCCCGGGCTTCACAAAGCCCTGAACGTGAAGAATCATCCGGGGCTCTCGGCCTATCTGACGCGTCCGCTCGAGGTGGATGCCGTTATCCTTCATCAACCGGCGGAGAATCTCTTCGTGATCCCCGCCGGCGCGATCCCACCGAATCCCTCGGAACTCCTGGGATCGGCCAAGATGCGGGAGTTGCTCGCGCAGGTGAGCGAGCGCTACGACTTCATATTGGTGGATTCGCCCCCGGCTTCCACGCCCGATGCGCTCGTGCTCTCGGCGCTGGTGGATGGCGTCATCCTCATCATTCGCTGCGGAGAGACGCCGCGCGAGTTGGTGCATCGTGCGCATCAGGCACTCCTGGATGTGAACGCGCGCATTTTCGGCGTCGTTCTCAATCGCGTGGACGTGACTCAGGACGGATACTCGTACTACTACCGCTACTACTACGCGAGCGATCGCGAGGCGGAAGAGCGCGAGGAACGCGCGGGAACGCCTCCGACGATCGCCGACGACCGTTCGTCTTCGGAAGGCGCGTCGTGA